The window CGGGCTTCGTAGAAGCGACAGCCGCGTGATCGCCTCCGATCTGGCGTCATGGGCGTTCCCGACCTGCATGGTCGGGCTTCGTAGAAGCATGACAACCCCTGCGGTCATCTGCGTCCCCTTGGCGGCGTTCCCGACCTGCATGGTCGGGCTTCGTAGAAGCTGGTCGATCCCGGCGAACGAAACCCTCGGCCCCGGGCGTTCCCGACCTGCATGGTCGGGCTTCGTAGAAGCGAGAGGCTAACTGCGAAATTTTCCCGGTGACGGATCAACCGATATGACGTGTTCGATCACGCACACCGAAACCGCGCCACGGCACGACTTCACCTTCGCCTCGGCATTGCATGCCAAGTGCCCACCGAAAGCCTGCATGATGGTACGAATCTGCCGCCCCATGATGGCATCGCAGGCGCGACTGGCGCATGTCCGTCAGGCGGCGATACGCCACTTCTCTTGATCCCGCTGCGCGGTCATGGACTGATCCTCGCCTTCCTGGCGGTCGGTCTCGTTCCACTGCTCGATCAATTCCGCCAGCTTCGTCGTGCCGTCCGCGTGTTCAAGATAGAGCAGGCGCAACATGCGTTCAGCGGCCACGCTCGGGCGGCGACGGCTGCGCTCCCACAGCGAAACCGTTTGCTCGTCCACGCCCAGCGCATCGGCGAGTCGCTTCTGCGCCATTCCCATCTCGACGCGCAGGAATCGGATCTCGGGGCCGGAAAGGCGTTTGCGGTAATGCACGAGATGATGCGCAACGGCACGATGCAGTCCGTCGATATCATCGATTTCGAGGCAACGGCCGACGCCCTCGACTTCCTCGAACCGGTAGCCACTCGCCAGCCAGATGCCTTTCAATCCGCAGTCCTTGTATTCCAGCATCTTCATTCACCCTCGAAGGCGGTAGCGACGACGACCCATGCACCGTCTGGTTTTTGCTTGAGCACAACGCCGACCGTCAATCGCATCCCGGCACTGCGTCCGCTCACGTTGCATCGCCAGTCTCCGCGCACGTCCTGATGCAGCGGCTCGGACACGGTCCCGGTACGCAGCACCTGAATAATCTGACGCCGGCCGATCTTTCGCTGCTGCATCCGTTCTTCGGCGTGCAGCGAGAACAGCAGGCGGCGGCGCCCTTCCGCGGCCTCCTGCATCCATTGTCGAGCCTGGTGCTCGGAGGGCGGAAACGATTCAATCGGCGTCATACACCGTACATTGTATTGGTTAATCGACCAAATTCAAGATTGCTTCATGCACTGCGCAGCTGCACCACATTGGCGGGCGCAGTCACCTTCCGCGCCTCGATGCCGACGTATGACGTTAAGCAAATCCCGCCCTCGCCGCATTCGGCATAATGTCCGGATGTGTACGAGAGGCGGATCATGACGGTCATTCAAGACACCGAACAACTTGCCCACATCGTCTTCAGGAATGCGGCGGAAGGCATCGCGGTCACCGATGCCCGGGGACTCATCCTGGCGGTCAATGGCGCATTCACCGCGCTGACCGGATACACCGCGAGCGAGGCCGTGGGCCGCACGCCGGCGATACTGCGGTCGGGACGGCACGGGCGCGAGTTCTATGCGCGCATGTGGCTCGCGCTGCACGACGAGGGGCGCTGGCAGGGCGAGATCTGGAACCGCCGCAAGAACGGCGAGATCTATCCGGAGTGGCTGTCGATCAGCACCGTGCGAGACGAGGCCGGCGCCGTCCTTCACTACGTCGGCGTGTTCACCGACATTTCCCACATCATGGCGGAGCAGGAAAAGCTGCGCGACCTTGCCTACCACGACCCGCTGACGCGGCTGCCCAACAGGATGCTGCTGCGCGACCGCTTCGAGCAGGCGGCACGGCGCACCCTGCGTGACGCGCGCCAGCTTGCGGTGCTCATGATCGAGGCGTCGCCGCAGGGCAAGGTGTCGAACGACGCCTTCCTGATCGGCGCGGCGCAGCGCCTCGCCGCGCACGTGCGGGAAACGGACACGATCGCACGCTACGGCGAGAACGAGTTCCTGGTCCTGATCGAAGGCATCGACGGCCCGCGCGACGCCAGCGTGACCGCCGACCAGCTGCTCGCGGCACTCGAGAAGCCGCTCGCGGTGGACGGCCTC is drawn from Azoarcus sp. DN11 and contains these coding sequences:
- a CDS encoding DUF4258 domain-containing protein produces the protein MTPIESFPPSEHQARQWMQEAAEGRRRLLFSLHAEERMQQRKIGRRQIIQVLRTGTVSEPLHQDVRGDWRCNVSGRSAGMRLTVGVVLKQKPDGAWVVVATAFEGE
- a CDS encoding helix-turn-helix domain-containing protein; amino-acid sequence: MKMLEYKDCGLKGIWLASGYRFEEVEGVGRCLEIDDIDGLHRAVAHHLVHYRKRLSGPEIRFLRVEMGMAQKRLADALGVDEQTVSLWERSRRRPSVAAERMLRLLYLEHADGTTKLAELIEQWNETDRQEGEDQSMTAQRDQEKWRIAA